A single Agrococcus sp. ARC_14 DNA region contains:
- a CDS encoding LOG family protein, giving the protein MRDFDQRPQHGRRLDISTLAAFDRFASRATSMAGWRIQDLDLRERGDALAKLHGEGALVMGSDLPAEAKERLVRDGALIFDDVPDTPFNAYRSSLYTPDDLVAGIESGYPTTFDARVYAWSRTRHHDVADTLAAALHDHSIDDALAEWVQGKQIVGIMGGHALRRDSDEYRQAAHLAHGLARAGRIVATGGGPGAMEAGNLGARAVALSPEQLDTAIDELAAVPSFHGSIPHWIESARAVATRVGDGVSLGIPTWHYGHEPPNSFATSIAKYFQNSVREDILLRVANAGIVVLPGGGGTVQEVFQDACENSYADEGAWAPLVLLGERFWSETMPAWPLLQAVMRGKPGEAGIALVDTVADAVAKIAAFEPDERGGAGGLHAAAPEDRR; this is encoded by the coding sequence ATGCGCGACTTCGATCAGCGACCGCAGCACGGCCGACGGCTCGACATCTCGACGCTCGCGGCGTTCGACCGCTTCGCCAGCAGGGCGACGAGCATGGCCGGTTGGCGGATCCAGGATCTCGACCTGCGTGAGCGCGGCGACGCGCTGGCGAAGCTGCACGGCGAGGGTGCGCTCGTCATGGGCTCCGACCTGCCCGCCGAGGCGAAGGAACGGCTCGTGCGCGATGGCGCGCTGATCTTCGACGACGTGCCCGACACGCCCTTCAACGCCTACCGGTCCTCCCTCTACACGCCCGACGACCTCGTCGCCGGGATCGAGAGCGGCTACCCGACGACCTTCGACGCGCGCGTCTACGCCTGGTCGCGCACCCGCCACCACGACGTCGCCGACACCCTCGCCGCGGCGCTCCACGACCACTCCATCGACGATGCGCTCGCCGAGTGGGTGCAGGGCAAGCAGATCGTCGGGATCATGGGCGGCCACGCGCTGCGCCGCGACTCGGACGAGTACCGGCAGGCTGCGCACCTCGCGCACGGCCTTGCCCGAGCGGGCAGGATCGTCGCGACGGGCGGCGGGCCCGGGGCGATGGAGGCGGGCAACCTAGGTGCCCGCGCGGTCGCGCTCTCCCCAGAGCAGCTCGACACGGCCATCGACGAGCTCGCCGCCGTGCCGTCGTTCCATGGCTCCATCCCGCACTGGATCGAGTCGGCGCGCGCCGTCGCCACGCGCGTCGGCGACGGCGTCTCGCTCGGCATCCCCACCTGGCACTACGGGCACGAGCCGCCCAACTCGTTCGCGACCTCGATCGCGAAGTACTTCCAGAACTCCGTGCGCGAGGACATCCTGCTGCGGGTCGCGAACGCGGGCATCGTCGTGCTGCCCGGCGGCGGCGGCACCGTGCAGGAGGTCTTCCAGGATGCCTGCGAGAACTCCTACGCAGATGAGGGCGCGTGGGCGCCGCTCGTGCTGCTCGGCGAGCGCTTCTGGAGCGAGACGATGCCTGCCTGGCCGCTGCTGCAGGCGGTCATGCGGGGCAAGCCGGGCGAGGCGGGCATCGCGCTGGTCGACACGGTGGCGGATGCGGTGGCGAA
- a CDS encoding SMC family ATPase — MKLLRLELAAFGPFRERFEIDFASFDADGLYLIAGPTGAGKSTILDAVAYALYGSAPRYAGAPHVRSDLAGPSDRTWVELELAVGERVLRVRRTPEYERPKLRGSGLTKERATATLWERQGDGWQILATSVDDASTEIGSILGLRKDEFLQVILLAQGGFAEFLQADSKVRKTLLERLFGTGSMRRLRELLLSDARAVDAARDEQERVRDDRAARVRDAAASLLEAEDAALADADDGAMALSALESAITSHVELSAARAVAAAAAERDARQARDAARAVAERIARRDGAVAALARLDEDAAAIAEDRARLADADRAGEAAGALERWARADAEADRAASALEEATAGLPEGVEASRTAVEVEHDVAADAAALASETSRLETSLPALERVATSAEAAAADATAAVAAAKRLRAAAPAARQSIVDALEAASALAAGADAASERLAAATGRLDARDAADRLAEPIRAAKAAAVRSAADQHDAADELHRLQTARIDGMAGELAGALAEGTPCPVCGAVEHPAPHAPAPDAVTADDVAAALERSGLALTAAAAAHEALAELEQQLAREQGRAGDADRGALHDELELATAALRAAEEAAAARDATTEQLAEHEAEAQRLDARLAELERSAEAHSVAAATASARRDQARERLAHGLGGHPDAAALLAATMSVRDALRSWLDADAEAAKALAEQTAAAVAGAAALAEHALPDRAATAAMRLERSLRTAMRERISQHDDAVARARGVLAQPDLADLGDAPDLEPLEEALREATSASAEAARTAAAGETTRRLAVGDLAAAREAIRSLSEGAEHAETVRALARALDGKNERAQDIETYVLATRLATIIDAANARLSAMTHGRFTLVHDEERASHGRASGLGIAVVDAHTGLARTTRSLSGGETFLASLALALGLADVVQAESGGVSLETLFVDEGFGSLDQDTLEAAMSTLDELRVGGRSVGIISHVQQMQERIPSRIRVVPVPGGGSRIEVHATSGASGS, encoded by the coding sequence GTGAAGCTGCTGCGGCTCGAGCTCGCGGCATTCGGGCCGTTCCGGGAGCGCTTCGAGATCGATTTCGCGTCGTTCGACGCCGACGGCCTCTACCTCATCGCGGGTCCGACCGGGGCGGGCAAGTCGACGATCCTGGACGCCGTCGCCTACGCGCTCTACGGCAGCGCCCCGCGCTATGCCGGCGCGCCGCACGTGCGCAGCGATCTCGCCGGGCCGAGCGACCGCACCTGGGTCGAGCTCGAGCTGGCGGTCGGCGAGCGCGTGCTGCGGGTGCGACGCACGCCGGAGTACGAGCGGCCGAAGCTGCGCGGCAGCGGGCTCACCAAGGAGCGTGCCACCGCGACGCTCTGGGAGCGCCAGGGCGACGGATGGCAGATCCTGGCGACCAGCGTCGACGATGCGAGCACGGAGATCGGCAGCATCCTGGGTCTCCGCAAGGACGAGTTCCTGCAGGTGATCCTGCTCGCGCAGGGCGGATTCGCCGAGTTCCTCCAGGCCGACAGCAAGGTGCGGAAGACGCTGCTCGAGCGGCTCTTCGGCACCGGCAGCATGCGGCGGCTGCGGGAGCTGCTGCTCTCGGATGCGCGTGCCGTCGATGCAGCCCGTGACGAGCAGGAACGAGTGCGCGACGACCGGGCCGCGCGCGTGCGCGACGCCGCGGCGTCGCTGCTCGAGGCGGAGGACGCGGCGCTGGCGGACGCGGACGACGGAGCGATGGCGCTGTCGGCGCTCGAGAGTGCCATCACCTCGCATGTCGAGCTGTCGGCGGCTCGGGCGGTGGCCGCTGCGGCCGCTGAGCGGGACGCGCGGCAGGCGCGCGACGCCGCGAGGGCGGTCGCCGAGCGCATCGCCCGGCGCGACGGCGCCGTGGCAGCGCTCGCTCGGCTCGACGAGGACGCGGCAGCGATCGCTGAGGACCGTGCGCGTCTCGCGGACGCCGATCGTGCCGGCGAGGCAGCCGGAGCGCTCGAGCGCTGGGCGCGTGCCGACGCCGAGGCCGACCGGGCGGCGAGCGCGCTCGAGGAGGCGACTGCGGGGCTCCCGGAGGGCGTGGAGGCATCGCGCACGGCCGTCGAGGTCGAGCACGACGTCGCCGCCGACGCTGCTGCGCTCGCGTCCGAGACCAGCAGGCTCGAGACATCGCTCCCAGCGCTCGAGCGCGTCGCGACCTCGGCGGAGGCCGCCGCGGCCGATGCGACTGCGGCGGTCGCTGCCGCGAAGCGGCTCCGCGCTGCCGCCCCCGCTGCGCGCCAGTCGATCGTCGACGCCCTCGAGGCGGCGAGCGCCCTCGCGGCAGGCGCCGATGCTGCCTCCGAGCGGCTCGCCGCGGCAACCGGGCGGCTGGATGCCCGCGACGCGGCCGACAGGCTCGCCGAGCCGATCCGCGCCGCCAAGGCAGCTGCCGTGCGCAGCGCGGCCGACCAGCATGACGCGGCCGACGAGCTGCACCGGCTGCAGACCGCACGGATCGACGGCATGGCGGGCGAGCTGGCGGGCGCACTCGCAGAGGGCACGCCGTGCCCGGTCTGCGGCGCTGTCGAGCACCCCGCCCCGCACGCGCCCGCGCCCGACGCCGTCACTGCCGACGACGTCGCGGCGGCGCTGGAGCGCAGCGGGCTCGCGCTGACCGCGGCCGCTGCCGCGCACGAGGCGCTCGCCGAGCTCGAGCAGCAGCTCGCCAGGGAGCAGGGCCGCGCGGGCGATGCCGATCGAGGCGCGCTGCACGACGAGCTCGAGCTCGCGACGGCGGCGCTGCGCGCCGCAGAGGAGGCCGCCGCCGCCCGCGACGCCACCACCGAGCAGCTCGCCGAGCACGAGGCGGAGGCCCAGCGGCTCGACGCTCGACTCGCCGAGCTCGAGCGCAGCGCCGAGGCGCACAGCGTCGCGGCCGCCACGGCCAGCGCACGCCGCGATCAGGCGCGTGAGCGGCTCGCCCACGGACTCGGCGGCCACCCCGACGCCGCCGCGCTGCTCGCGGCCACCATGAGCGTGCGCGACGCGCTGCGCAGCTGGCTCGATGCGGATGCGGAGGCCGCGAAGGCGCTCGCAGAGCAGACGGCCGCAGCCGTCGCGGGCGCAGCGGCGCTGGCGGAGCACGCGCTGCCCGACCGAGCGGCGACGGCGGCCATGCGGCTCGAGCGCTCCCTTCGCACGGCGATGCGCGAGCGCATCTCGCAGCACGACGACGCGGTCGCGCGGGCGCGCGGCGTGCTGGCGCAACCAGATCTTGCCGACCTGGGCGATGCTCCGGATCTCGAGCCACTCGAAGAGGCGCTGCGCGAGGCCACGAGTGCTTCCGCCGAGGCGGCACGCACGGCAGCGGCGGGCGAGACGACCCGCCGACTCGCCGTTGGCGACCTCGCCGCCGCGAGGGAGGCCATCCGCTCGCTCTCCGAGGGCGCCGAGCACGCCGAGACGGTGCGCGCGCTCGCGCGGGCGCTCGACGGCAAGAACGAGCGCGCGCAGGACATCGAGACCTACGTGCTCGCGACTCGGCTCGCGACGATCATCGACGCGGCGAACGCGCGACTCTCGGCGATGACCCACGGACGGTTCACGCTGGTGCACGACGAGGAGCGAGCCTCCCACGGCCGGGCGAGCGGACTCGGCATCGCCGTCGTCGACGCGCACACCGGGCTCGCGCGCACGACCCGGTCGCTCTCGGGTGGCGAGACCTTCCTTGCATCGCTCGCGCTCGCGCTCGGCCTGGCGGATGTCGTGCAGGCCGAGTCGGGCGGCGTCTCGCTCGAGACGCTGTTCGTCGACGAGGGCTTCGGCTCGCTCGACCAGGACACGCTCGAGGCGGCGATGTCGACCCTCGACGAGCTGCGCGTCGGCGGCCGCAGCGTGGGCATCATCAGCCACGTGCAGCAGATGCAGGAGCGCATACCCTCGCGCATCCGGGTCGTGCCGGTGCCGGGCGGCGGCAGTCGCATCGAGGTGCACGCGACGAGCGGGGCCAGCGGCTCCTAG